The region tatatatatatatatatatatatatatatatatatatatatatatatatatatatataattatagaaATATGATAATTCTTCAAAACTTGAAGCTAAAAAAATAACTTATAGTAAGCTAAAAAATACCTCATATGAACGAATCATGAGCTGtgtattgtttttctgaagaGCCCCCCAGGCAGCTTTACTGAGGTTTGCTGAGGTCAGCAAAAACCATCTGTAATAAGTggattcaaaatatatatatatatatatatatatatatatatatatatatatatatatatatatatatatatggtcaaatagtcaacaagcaaattATAGAAAGACAAGACAAGAGAAGAAAGGCACATACGCAAGGTTTTGACCATTATAACGAGTAAATGTCTTTATATGAGGTATCGCACGACTGGAACAAATAATGTAAATATATCAGTATTATCTAAAACAAGTAATatttaagaaaaagaaaaaaaaaaaaaaaaaacatttgagaaaaaaaaaatatttaataccAGCGACCAGTGTGGGTTGCTTTCCATTTTGCCCAATATTTCTTCAAAAATGGTTTCTCTACGTTCTTTTGAGGGCTTGGAACACAGCTCCCTGCAGCATAACCCTGTTGAGTACAAATGTTAAATAAAAGAAACTCAACATTCTTcctttataataataaaaaaataataataaaatttatatatttacctcAAGAGAGCATCTGATATCTTCAACAGTGGGCCATACAATTAAAGGGTCCCCAAGGCCAAGAGGCTTTTTATTATCATCTGAAACTCCTGATGACATTGAGAATGCAAATTCAGACATCCACTTCTCATCTAAAGAACCCAAGGATGAGAActgttgcaatgaaaacatatcaatgtatttatttatatttataacaaACCATAAAATAAAAATTCATACTTTCATTGTAAAATTATCTACCTGATATATAAGGGGAGAGTTTTGGAATTCTTTATCAAAAACACAATCCTGTAGAATGGATCTTAGCTTCATGTGTCCCCATTTCTTAATGTTTGAACCTGTATGATACCCAGGCACAGAACCTATTAACCTCACCTGAAATTTCAGAAAAAACAATTTTTAAGTAGAAAAATGGAGACTGCATTGAAAGGGTTTGATTAGCCAAAAGACGTTAATGCCCTCCCCATGAAAATTGCCCTAGAAAAAGCTTATCCGTTCTTGTCCCGTGTGTTTGTTACATGGGACAAAGctttctaggggtattttggatAATGAGGGTGAGAAGGGCATTAACGTCTTTTGCACAGATGAGAGAGTTACCGTTGCACTGCTGTAAtcaaatcttttaaagaaaaatgaGTTGAAGCTGATGTTGCCCAGTTCTGGAAGCTTCACAGAAAACTCAGGCCACTGCAATTATTCAAATAGATAACCACTAATTAAAGGAACTGATATCACTAtagaaatatgataaaaatatcaAGGGGAAACTATATTTAGAACAACAACATTGTGATTGCACCAAAAATTCCAGCAGAATTGCCTCTTTATCAAGTTTAGAAGCTTCTAAAGAGCAAAATGTCAATTAACACAATTTTAATATCCTAATATCACTTATTAATTTTTGTGCCCATCTTCAATCAATTTTAATACCCTACTATCACTTATTTATTAGAAGCATCTATAGCCACGAAACTGTTAttataataatcataagaaaataATAGTTTTGTGGCTATATTGATAAAAATGGTGGTATAATAGTTTAATCACTACAGAGAATAGTTAAGTGGCTAAATGGATATAATGAGAAAATATGAAGAATCAATGATAGAATATTGAAATTTCTTTGGAAGAAAACCAACACAATCTGGAAAATCAGATGAAATTTAACATTAATACAACAGTTGAATGCGCATTTATGCAACAACGTTTCACCTTTTTCCTAATTTATATAACAAAGtgttttttcaaacaaaattttcattctaCAACCAATTAATATGAAGCATTGTAACCAAGAACATTTCAACCAGATACACACCAGTAAAACATTGAATCTTCTGATCCTAAAATAAAAAACAAGTTTGTTGCATAAGTTGTGGAAAAGGTGAAACTTTATTGCATAAATGCACATATAATCCTTGATAAAGATGAATTCCATATGCAGTAGTGTTATACACATAGTACCTTCAATGCACTAAGGTAGTCAATGAGATCAGTTTCAAAACCACTTGCTTTATTCAAACAATCTTGATTCTTCCATGGGAAATCTTGCATCCACAGACCCTGGCTTTTGTTATTCCAATCAACATAGATTAAGTTTGCTGTATGAACAATAATTCTTACTCCTTCAGGATACACCAGAAACATGGCTTTTGAATGATGTGTCCCCCATGCTATTGGTAAAGAAGGTTTATGGAAAATCCAATTTTCAAGTTTGTGTTtctgccaaaaaaaaaaaaaaaaaaaaaagttaaaacttTTTATGCCAGCAAGAAGCTTTGAATGCATGTGTGAGACAAATTAAACCAATTGCACACCTTCATATTCGCCTGCCTACCATCACTTTCTCCATGAACCACCAAAACATGAGGAATATTCTTTAAATTTGGACATGCTATAAACCAAAAAAAAGAAATGTTAGAAATCATAAATCATCTAAAATTAGAAATACTAAAAAAGTATAGAAGAAAGAACAAAACATTTGGATCCTGTTTGGTGTGCATTGGACTGGGACAATGACTGATGTCAATGAGAAAAAATTTGCAACTTTTTGTGTAAAAAAGACGGAAATGCCCTCATCCTCATCATTGAAAATTCCACAGGTCCTAAAGATGACAATATGCCACCAAAGGCCACACTTGGGTGGATGTTTTCTTACCTGACATCAACCAATCAATGTCAACCATGTAGTTTGAAAGAACAGCAATGACCACATTCCCCTAACAAAAATACAAAAGTGGCTCATCTTAAGCTCacgattttcaatatatatattttttgggaATGAATAAATTTCGATATATTTGAAAAGAATACCTGAATTACATCTGCAATCGATACAGAACTAGTATTAGCCCATGGTTGCAGACCTTTGACTTTCATAAGTCGAAAAGTTTGTGGTATTTTATCTTCTGAGGGCTTGAAATTGCGGATTGCTTCAGCAGAGTTCTTTGTATCTTGGGTATCTTCATTCAGCTCAGTCTGTATGTAAAAGAGGAATACATAAACATAATTCATATAGATTCAATCaaccatttaaaagaaaaaaggaaTTTCCCTATTAGAAATACCATTGTATGAGTCATAACAAATCAAAAAGAAACACCACTGTTTATTTGTCCAGATTAAGTTTTGTCCCCATTAAGTCGAAAAGAAAAAACAACTTAAACAAGTGAAGCTGCAGTACTATAAGTAACAAAAGTACCTGTAATCTTCTAGCAAGGGCCTCATCTTCAGAAACTTGTCTCAATCTCTTTTGCGTAAGTGGCTCATCTTGATCTCCTTCAGCTAAAGGTCTTTTCTGTTTGTTTGGGGAAGACTTTTTTCTTACATCATCAAGAGCTTTATATTTGAATAAGTAGTGCCCAGGGATTAGTTCTATTATATCACCATCTCTGATTGTTAGCTTTTGTCCAGATAAGAGCTTCTTCCTCCTTTGATCCTGTGATCTAATGACAACTGGGTTTGTTCCTTCCTACAAGCACATACCTTATGTCAAACAGAATGTTGCATTTTTGACAAGGTTACAGTGTTAAAGGGATCAAAcagaggggtattttggtcatttaacaTTGCTATATCCGAAATCTATGGTCTGACAGATAAAAATAGTATTGTTTCAGTTTATATATGTCAAATGCAAAACCTTTCATAGCTGAAAGTGCATATTGTATCATGCTGTGAGGATTTTGTTCTATTTCCATCAAACTCGGTTTCTAACAAGTTTCATACTTTCTCTTTGAATGGAAGAAGGTATATGATATATTCCTGTTGATCGTCATCACTGGAAGTTTCATGATGACAAAATTGTTTACTAGGATCGATCCCATTATCTGTTTGGGTAAATTTGCACATATTGAGAAGATTTTTTTCCCGAAATCCAAACACATTCTTAAATGGAGGTGAACATAAGTGTGTGAGAAAGACAAAAAAAGGTTATACCACAAGAACTTCCGCAGAGTCATCAGCAGAGACGATAATGGATACATGTTTACGGCTTAGCCTCTTGTCAGTGATAGGTATAACATCGCGACCTAATAAGTTAATGCATTTACTAATCTCAACTCTAGGGATTGAATTCGAAGTGTCTTCCTCTAGATTAGCATTCAGAGGCACCAAAACCCCAACCTTCTGCACATaatcaaaaagaaaaaacatatatttCGTAAACCGATTCATGTGTAATAGTTCGTGTGACAGTATGTTGAGGTTACATACCTTAGAAGAAGTTTCCATTGACAAATGTGTAACTAGCAAAGCATGATCTTGAACCCTAATAACGGATATGGATTTCGTGTTTGGTACTTTGGTTTTTGGTGTGTAAAATGAGGGGGAAATATCAGTCAGCACCTCGAGGGGTAGCTACGTGTAGCCTTTTTCTTTTTAGTTCCGCGAAGAATGGCGGTGTTCGGTTACATGATTTTGTTGAAGAAAAATGTAGGAGCATAAAGCAAAAACAAAAGTTTTTGAAACTTACTATTTTCtattatactagtttataacccttataaatttaaaattattaatagcttattttaaataaattattaattaagaggttttttagttatataaaattataatcattaatttaaataaatatgtaaaattatatccctttataatttgtattaattttattttaattttaattttaatgctgttaatttaatgtaattagaatgagaaatttaaaatttaaaatttaaaatggagaatcaatagtATGCATTAATTATGAGACATAATAAGGTAAaacataaagaaaaataaaatttgcaTTAATTATGAAGCTTAATATGGTGACACgtgtcaaaaggagaataaaactactcttttattagaataactagtttataacccgtgggaccACAGTTACGAAATTATTAAACttgtaaaaaattcaaaaatattaatcatttattttatataaaactttAAATAAGTTactaattaaaagatatttttattaattatgtaaaattataatcattaattcaaataaatatgtggagttatttttttcataaatattaaacaaatagaatcacattaattaggaggtttaatCGATTTATAATAGAGAattaatagaatgacaagtggcatcatattaattaggaggTCTAATATTGTGACACTTGGCAAaaaaactactcttttattagcaTAGGATAAGGAGATATAATACTAGTTCATAACTCGTGGAAACcacgattataaaattaatttaatttttatagtaaaaatttataattattaatcaattattttaaataaataatttaaaataaactaTTAATTAAGAGTAAGTGATATACTTAAATTTTAAAGTtagttataacttcaaatttaacatataattaaaaaagtaaatatttctataaaaagtttaaaatctattaTTTAAAACTTTATCCTCATTAATTGTGAGAGTGATTTGTCTAATATATGTCTTTAACACATATCATAATATTAATGTGGagttgtattagagtgacacATGTCACaaagagattaaaactattcttttattagtatagagattAAAAGTGGATGACGAAATGTTTATTTTGTGCATTTACGTTAGCCATAATAGTTTGTAGGGATTGACAACTTTAGTCATAATAGTTTGTAAGGATTGACATCCGGTGCTTTCAATCAGATGCAGACAATAGACGATCCACCGTTAGTTCCATAGCTTTTATACAAACAAAACTCATTTTTTTTCTGTTTGGAGTCGGTGACACACCATCTACCTCAAACTGTAAGAAACAAGGAGATGCCACAAAAAAATCTCACGACCCTCCAACTACAACACTGATTTCCATAATTGACCCGTCGATTTCCAATTTCCTTGAAGCTTTTCAACTTTTTTATTCATCTTCTACATCCACCGAAAAGTTTCTTTCTTTGCTTTATTTGAATTTCTTTTTGTTAATTTGGGTTCTCGATTTTTGGGCAACGAGAAGGTCATTAATGGAGCCAAAACTTGTGCATGGACACAAGGTGACTCCAACATGTCCTTTTTCCTATTCTATAGAACATATTGATCGTAGAGTAATCATACCAAGCTCTGGAGTTCCTTAAACTCCAAAAACATCCATGGAAGGGACCAAAACCACCCAAATATGACGTCAAACTTAAATCTAGAAGAATAAGTGCCAatatatgaactttatacctcaaatagctcAGAAATATGAAGAATATGTTGGATCTAAACTTGCTCCTTACTTCCTTGCACCAAGATGAACCTCTCCTTTCCCCAAGCTTCACCAAAATCCAAAGAATAAGCTCTAAATCAAGAAATCAAGCCCTCAATCATGAATGGAaggtgtcacaactagaaatttttgtgccttgtaactacaacacttaagccaaattatgaatcaaagacatgagagcatgtatgatgcatactctataacaacagaatttcaatcaaacacctcatacaagcatttcaatgtagtcattaagcaattggaaaccctaaaaattcttgtttaagtccattatggactaggacttccttattgggcccaatggaccaataagcttccaatttgactacctTGGGCTTAGAaatcttaaatgggctctaattggatccactctcattcattttaacattttgggccatattgggcctagaatgaaataaaacaccttaatggacctcattggaccataattaacctaatctaaccgaataaagcataaaaatcacatttctatttttatagggccaaaaatcattcaacctaactataacatgggcttaagggcaaaaagcccaaaaacctcctctcaccctccccattctcggcccaagcccaagagaAAGAGGAGTTGACTTTATGAGTGACACCTCACCATTATTCATGGGACATCCATGCATGAGaactcaaacatccatgcactcacaTACTTCCAAGCTTAGCCACTCttttctccttctctctctcttgctctcggccgattccaagcacacaaacacacatttcactcactattctctcaagaaactctctcatttctcctccatattttcgagatctaaggagctttcaagaagatatctccacaaattcttcatctaaggtaagatcaagtttggatctatgatctaggttctttgttttatcaaaaatctccttctaatccatgtaaaaatcattatcactctcttagaaaccctctaagttcgagatctccaaggaaggttgctaaggccgaattttcttctcattttcttccaaaaaccgaaaccacactcaaaggtgagcttcataccccctctttttcggtttttataagttttgtgggggagaatactaGCAaaggtgtagatctatgagtatatgtatgccttgtatgatttttatgcttatatgtatgatcttatgtgattgtgatgtttatactagccaaaaagaacctaaaaatcgagatctacaatatgatgaatgaaataagtataacttataccatttcacactaatcaagtctagaaaaataaccaagttggttaatatgaacatttttggacttaaaacccatttttgggctcaaaatgctaaaaatacaaaactaaagggcccaaaacgacaataTATGAATTatgaaggttgagatgagtctaAACATTTTCTAATGTgtattttctgaatatcaacacttttgaggggttgaaaatatgaattttaaacataatgggccaaaatgggcttttcggcccaataaagccccaaattgcgaaaattttgatttggaggggctgaaactgcacatttctgtaaaacaggggatttctagtgtaccaagtccatttcaagggtcaaaaatgcttttcaaattaaaaagggaccaaagatgcaaaaattttcctttttgggccaaaattgtaaaagttgcgaaaatggaggtttcaaccgagaaaatttcatttttgaaggacttaagctgtttatcaagtaaatttgtgctaaaaatgtatttccaacaagttttgatactaaagtgtcaagaaaaatagtttaaggactaaaatgaatattcttttatacacaaagtgttaaaagtgtaaatttttatCCAAGAAATGGCTTAAAAAGATAAACTCTAATTCTTAAAACAAcaaatcccttaagataaaaatactagtactacgtctaccggcgaaacgtaataataaatacactttcaacaccaatatcgttactaaacgaattgattcggtctcgaatcaataacgaatcaaaaatcaataaacaatgatacttcaatacacacgcgggaatttgcgagaagtcaatacaccatctttgggctcaaaagtttcaaatcgtgcttgttgggcctagctagcccaatgacatgatctttaggcccgaagggaacgcgcttacatgttattgggccttatatgacatagtttcatgtaaaaggactttcaatagctttattgtgctgttgggccccaagggtcctttgatactgctagcaaagtcaagaagtcaaatgcgagtcgggccaagggcctttcgcatttacgatagccttgaacgactcatggaaataacgggggcttcgtaccctcttttctcctcggttgtggggctatgagaagtcagggtggttggattaagtaagTAGTAcaaacgacgcctaagggatcgtttgtatagttgtaaactagtcattttcattaatgcgtgattataacgactcacaacccgtaattaatccaatgtcacctggaattatcgaatacaaCGTCGTATCGGAATAATACTAACTCAACTACGTAATttaatgtattgggaaaacatcgggttttcctgggaaattCAACGCTCTTAACTACGTGATATATACAAAGTTTAACAGTTATTCACATTCAtaataatcaacaagcatacttacggatcttcacactttttcttatatacaacaTTTCTTtctagaaaatatcggattttctgtggtttccaaaattatacaaataatttcttttcaaaccttacttatgaactcaccaacatttcatatgttgacgtttttccaaaatacttgtattctcaggtaacaggtaaattcaaaggaaaaatgtacccagtgatgtcatgttgtttgtttaattagtatcgaacaatttacgttttggaaatgtaatgttttgaaacaatgtactaaatgtaaacaataccggttgtaatatttcaatgcatggtgatgaatgatgttatgtttcatgtatattcattgtgatggtattcaattgagtcacaatagccctcggacgtttccgccgtctggtccgggggtgtgacagaagggTTGGAGGTTGAAGGGGATGTCCTAAACCTTGAGTTTATGTGCTTAaatatggagaaaaccctaaaaattgtgGGATCGGGCTACATCGATTGTCACACCGTGGTTTTCCTCTTGTCAAGTCGTGGCGACCATCCAAACATGCGTTTTCTTGAAATTGCAATGCCCTATTGTGACACCTCATTCTCCATGTTGTGGCACTTGGTTTTTCCCCCAAAACCTTACATTTAATCCCTCAAGCCCTCAAATGATCTATCATGGAAAACGGGTGTTATATTTAGCAACAAATATACGAtttctataaaaataaaaaaatattaattcactgataaaaaataacattctattcaaggttctaaaaagctcgtcATGGATTCGCCACGACATGTCATGGCTCCAAGGCTTGTTCTTGTCAACGAGTTTTGTGAAAATGTCGTCTTaagtcatatatgtatataaaaataaataatagtagaatatatatatataaaattattaattatatacaaaattgctACCTTAAGTCATGTCTTATAAACAACGTGACTCGTCAAGGCTCGAAAAAGCTTAAGGCTTTGACATTGCCGCtaagtcacgccttacgttatttagaacattGGTTCTATTATACTAAAATTTATCAAGTGATATGTTTAGTCGTTTTATGTTTTCACAAATGAGACTTTTGTTGGTTGACGTGAAAAAGGTATGCTTCCGATTTATTACTTTTAGTCTATAGATAATTGTGGACGATTAATATCAAGATATGCCATTGTAGCACGATTTGATAAAAGATTTCCGCGTTATTTTTTTGTAACTTAGAAGAGGTTAGAAGACTTTGTCCCATACCTACTTTAAGAGGACCCACAAACCAGTTTTGGGTTGTGGTCTTCTAAAAAACAAATGGTTTGTAAATGAAAATGTATGTGTGCTTGTGTGATGTTATATTTTGGAGGTTTTCCAAAATCAGATTTCAGCGTTTGTGTGATACTAGATTTTGGAGGTTTTTCAAGATTGGATTTCGGCCTTTGTACACGGTCTCATGTGCCAAAATACACTTTGTTTTTAACCTCCTAAACGATCCTGAATGGTCATTTCTGATCAACCATGAAAATTTCATTAGACCCTAACATCAAAATCGAGTTTTGCAAAATTGCAAAAAGATGgtgaaaacatagtttttttaaaTAAGTTTCACTAAAACCAGGCCTATAGGTTTGAACTTCCCACCTAAACTCGTTTTGCGTCAAATTGGTTTTTAGCATTGTAGAAAAAACTAGACCAGCTTGAAAAAACGTTTTGCACACCTCTATACACATCAAAAATTGTACATGTTTAACATGGCCCATTAGATTGAAGCAGGGTTAGGTTTCATCTATATTCAAGTGTGGATCTTGCAATCAAAATTCCCTTATAAATACCATAACAATATTATAATAAACAAGAACAATCGAATAAATAAATTTAACAACAGCTCTCTTCGATAGAAGTACATGTCACCATTTGTCAACTCCCACGATCTA is a window of Lactuca sativa cultivar Salinas chromosome 1, Lsat_Salinas_v11, whole genome shotgun sequence DNA encoding:
- the LOC111891697 gene encoding tyrosyl-DNA phosphodiesterase 1, which encodes METSSKKVGVLVPLNANLEEDTSNSIPRVEISKCINLLGRDVIPITDKRLSRKHVSIIVSADDSAEVLVEGTNPVVIRSQDQRRKKLLSGQKLTIRDGDIIELIPGHYLFKYKALDDVRKKSSPNKQKRPLAEGDQDEPLTQKRLRQVSEDEALARRLQTELNEDTQDTKNSAEAIRNFKPSEDKIPQTFRLMKVKGLQPWANTSSVSIADVIQGNVVIAVLSNYMVDIDWLMSACPNLKNIPHVLVVHGESDGRQANMKKHKLENWIFHKPSLPIAWGTHHSKAMFLVYPEGVRIIVHTANLIYVDWNNKSQGLWMQDFPWKNQDCLNKASGFETDLIDYLSALKWPEFSVKLPELGNISFNSFFFKRFDYSSATVRLIGSVPGYHTGSNIKKWGHMKLRSILQDCVFDKEFQNSPLIYQFSSLGSLDEKWMSEFAFSMSSGVSDDNKKPLGLGDPLIVWPTVEDIRCSLEGYAAGSCVPSPQKNVEKPFLKKYWAKWKATHTGRCRAIPHIKTFTRYNGQNLAWFLLTSANLSKAAWGALQKNNTQLMIRSYELGVLFLPSSTIHAHAFSCTENRTPSENIHVSSSKTHEEKRTKLVTLSSLHTNKMSDVITLPVPYELPPQRYSSEDVPWSWDRQYKKRDVFGQVWP